Genomic window (Phragmites australis chromosome 5, lpPhrAust1.1, whole genome shotgun sequence):
ATGCCGCGGTGGTTCTTCAGATGGCCGGAGCCTGGTGATAACTCGCAGTAAACAGCACCACCGGTCCCCTGCTTCTCGTCACCACCCCGTTGCTCGTCTTCCGGAGCCTCTATCGGCCACGGTGAGTCCATAGAAGCAAAGCGGCGAAAGTTGCGCCCCCGGGGACCGGGCTGACGGTGCCGCTGCTCCGGCGAGCTGCTCGGTTGGTCGCGCTGTTCGATATGGACACGCAGCTCTTGCTGATCGTCCGCGTGCTGACCCGGCTGCTCGTGTTCCAAGGCTCCGATGTCGCgttcggcgtcggcgtcggcttCGGCGGGTGGGTCGGGCTGCTCAGCGGTGGCGGGGTCCAGTACGCGGGCGCGGCAGAGCGGGCAGTTGACGTGGGCTCGGAGCCAGGTGTCGATGCAGGGGACGTGGAACGCGTGGGTGCACTTGGGAAGCAGCCGCAGGAGCTCGCCATCCCGGAACTCGCCGAGGCAGACGGCGCAATCGGAGGCGccgagcacgccgccggcgcccgCGCGGTACCGCGTGAGCGCGATGGACTCGATCGCCGCCTCGTCGAGCCCGACGGTCCGGATGTGCCACGCGTGGTGCACGGCGTCTTCCTCGGGGTCGGGGCCGCCGCCCCCGTCGCCGTCGGGGAAGGCGGCTGCCGGCGCAGGGGGCAAGGTGGCTTCAAGAAGCGCCTCCAGCCGCCTCTGACGCCTGCGGCGGACGAAGAGAAATATGGAGAGGCAGACGGCGAGGAACGCGAGCACCGAGCCGGCGATGATGAGGGCGGTGACGAAGGTACTGCGGCCGTGGGGggcgggagaggaggaaggaggaggaagaaccgGAGGCGAGCATCCTCTCTCTGAATCCTGGCAGtccggagggtcaggagggtcCTGGTGGGGAGGCTGAGTAATTTTAGGTTTCGGGGTGTCCGGTGCCATCAGGCCGGAGGACGGTGACTCGGGCGCGGCTAGCGGCAGCCGGAGTGTGAGGAAGAGGAGACGCGGACGCCGCGGGAGGGAGGGAGCAGTGCCGTAATTTCTTGGCTTGTTCGCAAGCCGGATCGcttacacttaaaactaaaccgaCGCGGTGCCGCGTGGAAAAACTTTGCCCGCGCGCGCTGCACTGGCTGAGGCTgacggaggagaggaggcggcgggcagTTTCGATTGGCGTCGCGCGGCCTGGCGGGTGGCTGACATCGGCAGGCGGACAGCAGACTGAGTCGGGAGTCGTTGGGCGTCGGCGACCGGCCCACCAGGCCATTGGTCGCCAGGGCAGTCGGCTCGAAGCCTCACACTAGCCCTGCATGACGTTTTTCTGACGAGGCCCACCATCAGATTAATCTATTGCAGGGGAAAGGATCAAGGCAGAAAAATAATAAGCTGTTTGCCGAGGCTTCAGTTCCCAACTCTACCTTAGATTCTAAGTTagtaaagtgatttaaatatcaacttctaatttaaaataaaaacaagatggTTCATCTAAAAGATCCCAATGTATTATTTCTCTAACTCTATGAATTTCTAAAACTAGATATATCTAGCTAAGAATTCTTGAAGCTAGAACTCTAATTAGCATAGAGTAACAGCTCTGGACACATATACTAGACAAGATCACATTTTCTCATGATAACAAAACATGGGAACATTTGGGTGAGCACATATGCCTCCAAGTGTTCGAACTTCTCTTAACAGAGGTTGCCTTGACGCTGTATTGGCTTCTCAACCCACAAATATCTCCAGTCCACTGGATCAGGTATATGTGGGTTCGAGTATATACTGTCAGGGAGCTGTTTGCATGTATTTACAGTgatagtatgatggtaaaaggGCAACTTTTATTATTAGCCATCTGTAAACCTACTGTTACAATTGAAGAACAAATCAATCTACTGAAATATCTGGAGCGAAATAATTTGATGAACTCCACCAGAGAAGAATATCGTATCACTATATCACCAGCTATGTTGGCCTAGTGCTTCTCTTCTGTGCTCTTGCTGTCACTTGGATGGTTAACCTGTCCATTGGCCAATCCATAGACATGCCCCATCTTTGTTCTTTTGGTCTCCAGGTATTTCCGATTCTCACTGGTTATTGGCGTTATCAAGGGCACCCTGCCCGCAATGCTTAATCCATAACCCTTGAGACCGCTATACTTTGCAGGGTTATTGGTCATCAACTTCATTGAACGGACTCCTAGATCCCGTAATATCTACATAGAAGCAGTAAACTGTCAGTGAATATACGTAGTACATGATAAAATTGCTTTATTCTGTCTACTCTGTTCACGTATGCACGAGTTTCAGAACTGCAACAAACATGAAATTCTTCAATATGCCTTTAAGCAATTTGAAGTTAGAGCAATAATGGCTTAATTTATATGACACCAACTTTCCTATATATGCCATGtttaacaaaaaagaaaatctctACGTAGTGAGGTTGCACGAAAAACTGAGAGATAATTCAGTCTTACCTGAGCACCAATCCCATATTCCCGTGAGTCCACAGGAAGTCCTAGTTCCTCATTAGCTTCCACGGTGTCAAGTCCATCATCTTGTAAGTTATAAGCACGGAGCTTGTGACCCAGACCAATACCCCTTCCTTCATGTCCACGGAGATAAACTAATACACCCCTTCCAGCCTTTTCAATCATCTCCATTGCCATGGCAAGCTGGTCACCACAATCACATTTTGCAGATCCAAAAATGTCTCCTGTGAGGCACTCGGAGTGCACCCTCACCAAAATGTCTTGACCATCACCAATCTCACCCTGTCGATCATCAAGTAAATGACTCATAGTTAGACCAGGTGTTTTACAAACAGTAACTACCTCATCCAACCAATATTAATACTTCAATGACTTACTTTCACCATTGCAATATGCTCAATTCCATCAATAACAGATCTGTAGCAGTAAGCATGGACATTGCCCCATCTCAAAGGCAAGCGTGCAACAGAAGCACGTTCAATTAGCCTGTCTCTTTTCCTCCTATATCTGTAACAGAAAAACTGCTGTCAGCATACCAATCAATACCTCTACAATCACAGGCTGTGCAATAAGAACATCAAAGAAGCATGCACATTGCCAGCCATAGGGCCTAATATCATTCTTGCAACCATATAAAGTATTTTGTTTTTGGATAATATGTAACTAGGATAGAAAATTCATAAGCCTCTGCCTGAAAACATTTCAAGATCCATTTATTTGCCAGAAAATATTATTTcaacataaaaagaaaataggCAATACACGTGGACCATATGGCTATTATTAATTAGTAATAATAAGCAGTCAGGAATGACTTATTGACATATATCACAGCTAATTGCTGAGATTGTTGGCTACTGTCTTAGTGGCAAATATGAAGCATCAGGAGCTGAAGTTTCTGTACTTACAACTCACCTAATCAAGTCAGCAATAGATATTATCTTCAGATTCTCCCTTTCAGCAAACACATGTAACTTTGGTAAGCGAGCCATGGAGCCATCAGCATCATCCACAATCTCACAAAGAACAGCAACAGGAGGTAATCCAGCCAGAATGGCCAGGTCAACAGATGCTTCGGTGTGTCCAGCTCGTTTCAGAACACCACCCTCTCTGTATTTCAAAGGGAAAATATGACCAGGGCGATTGAAGTCATCAGGCTTAGAGTTGGGAGATGCAAGAGTCATGACCGTTTTTGCCCTATCCTTAGCAGATACCCCAGTTGTTGTGCCCTCTTTCGCATCCTAAGAAGCAAGAAATATAAGTACATAGCTCAGTAGCATACAAAAAACATTGTAGAAGTATAATAGGAACCAAATCATAAATTAAGGTaagttgtcaaaatatttctctaAATCAATGAAGATAGCCAGCTATATGCACCGTCAACTTAGCAGCAACATCCAAAGAGTATAAAATTAGCTCAATTTTGATATTCAGTGGAATATAAATGTCTCgaattcatagaaaaggtaggtggCACTGGCAGGAACAGTAAAGAAagagcattttcttttctttttccaaaaacTAGGTTCCAAGTTAGCAAAACTGCAGACCAATACCGAGCTCAAATAACTAACCAGTTGTTTTCCAGAAGTGTTGATATATATTTTTCCGGAGTAGTTACTTACTCCTACAATGATTATAACTTGCATATTTGATATTTACGGCAGAAGTAATGTTATGGTGTGGCATATAACAGGAAAGAAATTTATTTTGACATTAATAAACGTCAGGAGGCTgtgtacataaaaaatatattgtcATCAACATCATGAGTATTTAAAACTCATCATGTAACAAACAACAATGTGCTACCGTGGATGAGTTATTTTCTTGATAAGGAAACAAACGGTGGAAATGACAACACTACAATGCCACATACACATACTTCTGCAAGAAACAAATAATGTTCTCTCATTTAAACATCAAAAGTTAATACAATAGTGGTGAAAAGAGAATAATGATGATAATGTCATACCACTGTAACAGTGAAGGCAGTGCATAGCTTCTCTTCGTTTTCTTTTGTGGTAACCATCAAAGGAAGGTTCAATCTTTCCAGATCATCTTCTTTCATGCTGACACACACAATTCCAGTCCCATGCCTTACTATAAAAGCCATAGCCTCTGGGGTAACCAAGGAAGCAGCCATTATAAGGTCACCTTCATTTTCCCTCGATTCATCGTCAACAACAATCACAAGCTTCACGTATAACCAATGTCAGCAGAGCATTAGATGGCAGTAATAATATATCATCAGTAAATTGTTAAGAAGTACTAACTTTTCCTTGTCGTATGTCCTCTATTGCCACTGCAATGGATGCAAAGCCCTCAGTCGGGCTATCCAAATCAAGTTCAGTGTCCGTGTCATCATCTGAGAACTTGTCCACAACACGTGCCAAATTAACAGAAAGGATTTCTGGTGCAATCATGGAATCCATCGGGAGTACTGAGTCAGCAATCGGATGGTCCTGGCCATGAACAGAGGTGCTCTTTGGTAACAGCGCGTCGCCATTCCCAGAGACACTACCAGATGGATAACCACCATCCCTTTTCAAGGATGATGCTATTCTCAAGCCCACTGATTTCACTTTGACATTATTTGAATGTGCAGTGAAAAAACTGCAAACTGTCCCTTTTGTCTCCTTGGATGCACTCCCTTTCATGAACCGCAACCTACATTGACACAAACAGGAGCACacagaagcaaaagaaaaatcattatCAGCCTACCCAAACCATCATGACTGCGTGAGTAAACGTTAACATTGTTGCAAACATTTTTCTCTAGCCCAGTTCCAACTGCCAAGGTTACTCTTTTCACATCGCTGTGTCGTAAAAAAAGGTTCGTTTTGTCATCTTAGTTGTAACTATGTTACTCACTAGTCCACACAGACAGAGAGATCGAATCAGTATAGATTTACACTGTGTCGTATCTATCAGGAATACAAAAACGTGGCCCTGCACATCGATTTTTATGCTCCAAAGCAGAACAAATCGAAAACAATCAACGGACTGAGCCGGCGCGAACGCGGGGACAAGTGCGCGCGGAGGGAGGGGGTGGCGCAGGCAAAAAGCGCTTACGGTTGACGGCTGAGGGCGGCGACGGACGAAGACGCAGGCGCAATCGAAGCCATCCCGATGCTCCCCTCCCACAAGAACGAAGCAACCTGCAAATCACATCGGAGAGCACCAGATTTAGCTAACAGCACATCCAATGGTCAAGCCACTCGGTTTTTTTTTAAGGACAAACCACTCGGATTTCAATCGAAAAACTGGGGGTAAAAAACGGGAAGCCCGCGTCGGAACGCGAGATC
Coding sequences:
- the LOC133919134 gene encoding E3 ubiquitin-protein ligase RING1-like — its product is MAPDTPKPKITQPPHQDPPDPPDCQDSERGCSPPVLPPPSSSPAPHGRSTFVTALIIAGSVLAFLAVCLSIFLFVRRRRQRRLEALLEATLPPAPAAAFPDGDGGGGPDPEEDAVHHAWHIRTVGLDEAAIESIALTRYRAGAGGVLGASDCAVCLGEFRDGELLRLLPKCTHAFHVPCIDTWLRAHVNCPLCRARVLDPATAEQPDPPAEADADAERDIGALEHEQPGQHADDQQELRVHIEQRDQPSSSPEQRHRQPGPRGRNFRRFASMDSPWPIEAPEDEQRGGDEKQGTGGAVYCELSPGSGHLKNHRGMKRSLSVGSRWALASQHCRRSYSLLPL
- the LOC133919133 gene encoding probable bifunctional riboflavin biosynthesis protein RIBA 2, chloroplastic; translated protein: MASIAPASSSVAALSRQPLRFMKGSASKETKGTVCSFFTAHSNNVKVKSVGLRIASSLKRDGGYPSGSVSGNGDALLPKSTSVHGQDHPIADSVLPMDSMIAPEILSVNLARVVDKFSDDDTDTELDLDSPTEGFASIAVAIEDIRQGKLVIVVDDESRENEGDLIMAASLVTPEAMAFIVRHGTGIVCVSMKEDDLERLNLPLMVTTKENEEKLCTAFTVTVDAKEGTTTGVSAKDRAKTVMTLASPNSKPDDFNRPGHIFPLKYREGGVLKRAGHTEASVDLAILAGLPPVAVLCEIVDDADGSMARLPKLHVFAERENLKIISIADLIRYRRKRDRLIERASVARLPLRWGNVHAYCYRSVIDGIEHIAMVKGEIGDGQDILVRVHSECLTGDIFGSAKCDCGDQLAMAMEMIEKAGRGVLVYLRGHEGRGIGLGHKLRAYNLQDDGLDTVEANEELGLPVDSREYGIGAQILRDLGVRSMKLMTNNPAKYSGLKGYGLSIAGRVPLITPITSENRKYLETKRTKMGHVYGLANGQVNHPSDSKSTEEKH